From one uncultured Bacteroides sp. genomic stretch:
- the lptC gene encoding LPS export ABC transporter periplasmic protein LptC — protein sequence MSITITFGVIVMLLLFYSCSGRQKKLGAAITERDSLPMMKTLGVTTLISDSGITRYRVKTDEWLIYDKKRPSYWAFEKGIYLEQFDSLFHVDASIKADTAYYYDKQKLWKLMGHVAIKNLQGNKFNTELLYWNQVTQKVYSDRFIRIEQPDKIITGHGFDSNQQMTVYKIHNIEGVFYVNDEPSLNQSDSVK from the coding sequence ATGAGCATAACAATTACCTTTGGGGTAATTGTTATGCTTCTTTTATTTTATTCTTGTTCTGGAAGACAGAAGAAACTTGGAGCAGCCATTACTGAACGTGATTCGTTACCTATGATGAAGACTTTGGGTGTGACTACTTTGATTTCTGATTCTGGCATAACAAGGTATCGTGTGAAGACTGATGAATGGTTGATTTATGATAAAAAAAGGCCGTCATATTGGGCTTTTGAGAAAGGAATTTACTTAGAACAATTTGATTCACTATTTCATGTGGACGCCAGTATAAAAGCTGATACAGCATATTATTATGATAAGCAGAAGTTGTGGAAACTGATGGGTCATGTTGCAATTAAGAATTTGCAAGGAAATAAATTTAACACGGAATTATTGTATTGGAACCAAGTGACGCAAAAGGTTTATTCGGATAGATTTATTCGAATTGAGCAGCCGGACAAAATTATTACGGGACATGGCTTTGACTCTAATCAACAAATGACAGTGTATAAAATACATAATATCGAAGGTGTTTTTTATGTTAATGATGAACCTTCACTGAATCAAAGTGACTCTGTGAAATAA
- a CDS encoding SurA N-terminal domain-containing protein, translated as MATLESIRTKGPLLVIVIGLALFAFIAGDAWKVIQPHQSHDVGEVNGEALSAQEFQTLVDEYTEVVKFSSGVKSLDDEQTNQIKDEVWRSYVNNKLIENEAKKLGLTVSKTEIQAIIDAGVNPMLQQTPFRNPQTGAFDKDMLKKFLVDYAKMDKTKMGAQYVEYYESLNKFWLFIEKNLIQSRLAEKYQALITKALFSNPIEAQAAFDARVNQMDMLLAAVPYSSIVDSTIIVKDAELKALYDKKKEQFRQYVESRDVKYIDVQVVASPEDKAVIEKEVSDYTTQLAGTATDDYTSFIRSTGSEYPYVDLYYTKNALPADVTARLDSVTIGKVYGPYYNSSDNTINSFKLLSEAAVADSVEFRQIQVYASDAVKTKLLADSILGAIKTGADFVELAKKYGQKGESNWVSSANYEKTQIDGDNLKFIKAVTSLGIKELANLSLGQGNVILQVVDKKGMQNKYKVAVIKRAVEFSKETYNKAYNNFSQFIAVNSTLNKIVANAEEAGYKLLERKDLYSSEHGIGGIKGTKDALKWAFSAKPGDVSTLYECGESDRMLVVLLTGVTEEGYKSLAQVKDQLKAEIIQDKKAEKIMANLKAANATSFAQYKTMPNVVTDSVKHVTFAAPAYVAALRSSEPLIGAYASVAQLNQLSTPIKGNAGVLVLQVFAKEKLNERFDVKVEETTLQSLHQRVASRFINDLYLKAGVKDTRYLFF; from the coding sequence ATGGCAACATTAGAAAGCATCAGAACCAAAGGACCTCTATTAGTTATTGTTATTGGTTTGGCATTGTTCGCTTTTATAGCGGGAGACGCATGGAAAGTAATCCAGCCTCACCAGTCGCATGACGTGGGTGAGGTAAATGGGGAAGCTCTTTCCGCGCAAGAATTTCAGACATTGGTAGACGAATACACTGAAGTTGTTAAGTTTTCCAGTGGGGTGAAATCATTGGATGATGAACAAACAAATCAGATAAAAGACGAAGTTTGGCGCAGTTATGTTAACAACAAGTTGATTGAAAATGAAGCGAAAAAATTAGGTCTTACTGTATCAAAAACTGAGATTCAAGCCATTATTGATGCTGGAGTGAATCCAATGCTTCAACAAACTCCATTTCGTAATCCTCAGACAGGTGCGTTTGATAAGGATATGCTTAAGAAATTCTTAGTTGATTACGCAAAGATGGATAAAACGAAAATGGGAGCTCAGTATGTTGAATACTATGAATCATTAAATAAATTCTGGTTATTTATTGAGAAAAACTTAATTCAAAGTCGTTTGGCTGAAAAATATCAGGCTTTGATTACTAAGGCTCTTTTTTCTAATCCTATTGAGGCACAAGCTGCTTTTGATGCTCGCGTAAACCAAATGGATATGCTACTTGCAGCTGTGCCTTATTCTTCGATCGTTGACTCTACAATTATTGTAAAGGATGCAGAACTAAAAGCACTTTATGATAAGAAGAAAGAACAATTTAGACAATATGTGGAGAGTCGTGATGTGAAGTATATTGATGTTCAAGTAGTTGCTAGTCCTGAAGACAAAGCGGTTATTGAGAAAGAAGTTTCTGATTATACAACACAACTTGCAGGAACAGCTACAGATGATTATACCTCTTTTATTCGTTCTACAGGGTCAGAATATCCGTATGTTGACTTATATTACACGAAGAATGCACTTCCCGCTGATGTAACAGCGCGTTTAGATTCAGTTACCATAGGAAAGGTTTATGGGCCTTATTATAATTCATCCGATAATACAATTAATTCTTTTAAACTGTTATCGGAAGCAGCAGTAGCTGATTCTGTTGAGTTTCGTCAAATTCAGGTGTATGCTTCTGACGCTGTTAAAACGAAATTATTAGCTGATAGTATACTTGGAGCTATTAAGACTGGAGCCGATTTTGTGGAGTTGGCTAAAAAATATGGGCAAAAGGGTGAATCTAATTGGGTCTCCTCAGCTAATTATGAGAAAACTCAGATAGATGGAGATAATCTGAAATTTATTAAGGCCGTTACTAGTCTGGGCATAAAAGAATTGGCGAATCTTTCTTTAGGACAAGGAAATGTTATTCTTCAAGTTGTGGATAAGAAAGGAATGCAGAATAAATATAAAGTGGCTGTGATCAAGAGAGCAGTTGAATTCAGTAAAGAAACTTATAATAAAGCTTACAATAACTTTAGTCAGTTTATTGCTGTAAATTCAACGCTAAATAAAATTGTGGCTAACGCTGAAGAAGCAGGATATAAATTACTTGAAAGAAAAGATTTATATAGTTCTGAACATGGTATCGGTGGTATAAAAGGGACAAAAGATGCTTTGAAATGGGCTTTCTCTGCAAAACCGGGCGATGTATCTACTTTATATGAATGTGGAGAAAGTGATCGTATGTTGGTTGTGCTACTAACAGGGGTGACAGAGGAAGGTTATAAATCTTTGGCTCAGGTGAAGGATCAGTTGAAAGCTGAGATTATACAGGATAAGAAAGCTGAAAAGATTATGGCTAATCTGAAGGCAGCTAATGCCACTTCTTTTGCTCAATATAAAACGATGCCTAATGTTGTTACTGATTCGGTGAAACATGTTACTTTTGCTGCACCTGCTTATGTCGCGGCTCTTCGTAGTAGTGAACCGCTAATTGGTGCTTATGCATCTGTTGCACAGTTAAATCAACTGAGTACTCCTATAAAGGGGAATGCTGGTGTTCTTGTTTTGCAGGTTTTTGCTAAAGAAAAATTGAATGAGAGATTTGATGTAAAAGTGGAAGAAACAACTTTGCAGAGTTTGCATCAACGTGTAGCCAGTCGCTTCATTAATGATTTATATCTGAAAGCGGGGGTAAAGGATACCAGATATTTATTTTTCTAA
- the rlmN gene encoding 23S rRNA (adenine(2503)-C(2))-methyltransferase RlmN, with product MIKSPLFGLTLAELQTLVRNLGMPRFTAKQIASWLYNKKVSSVDEMTDLSLKCRELLKEEYEVGLCKPIEAMQSIDGTIKYLYQIDTIHFVEAVYIPEDDRATLCVSSQVGCKMNCQFCMTGKQGFAMHLSANQILNQIHSLPEHEKLTNVVFMGMGEPLDNLDEVLKSLEILTASYGYGWSPKRVTLSTIGVRKTFKKFIEESNCHLAVSLHSPIPSQRANLMPAEKTFSITEIVEILRNYDFSKQRRLSFEYIVFKGVNDSIVYAKELLTLLRGLECRVNLIRFHAIPGVDLEGAEMETMLKFRDYLTSHGLFSTIRASRGEDIFAACGMLSTAKQDLLKDY from the coding sequence ATGATTAAGAGTCCTCTTTTTGGATTGACGCTGGCTGAACTGCAAACTTTGGTAAGGAATTTAGGGATGCCTAGATTTACAGCTAAACAAATAGCTTCTTGGCTGTATAATAAGAAAGTTTCTTCGGTTGACGAAATGACTGATTTATCATTAAAATGCAGGGAATTACTTAAGGAAGAATATGAAGTAGGGCTTTGTAAGCCTATAGAAGCGATGCAGTCGATTGATGGGACTATTAAATATTTGTATCAGATAGATACAATTCATTTTGTAGAGGCTGTATATATACCGGAGGATGATCGTGCTACGCTTTGTGTCTCTTCTCAAGTGGGATGCAAAATGAATTGCCAGTTTTGTATGACTGGAAAGCAAGGCTTTGCAATGCATTTATCTGCGAATCAAATACTTAATCAGATTCACTCTTTGCCTGAACATGAAAAGCTAACGAATGTTGTGTTTATGGGGATGGGAGAACCTCTTGATAACCTAGATGAAGTTCTTAAATCTTTAGAGATACTTACTGCTTCATACGGATATGGATGGAGCCCGAAAAGAGTAACATTATCTACAATAGGTGTTCGTAAAACATTTAAAAAGTTTATAGAAGAGAGTAATTGTCATTTGGCTGTCAGTTTGCATTCACCAATTCCTTCTCAAAGAGCTAATTTGATGCCGGCTGAAAAAACTTTTTCAATCACTGAAATTGTGGAGATACTTAGAAACTATGATTTTAGCAAGCAGCGTAGATTGTCCTTTGAATATATTGTTTTCAAAGGAGTCAATGATTCTATCGTTTATGCGAAAGAGTTATTGACGCTTTTGCGTGGATTGGAATGCAGAGTTAATCTTATACGTTTTCATGCAATTCCCGGAGTTGATCTTGAAGGAGCAGAGATGGAGACAATGCTAAAATTTCGTGATTATCTTACCTCTCATGGTTTATTTTCCACAATAAGGGCTTCTAGAGGCGAAGACATCTTTGCTGCTTGCGGTATGCTTTCTACCGCAAAACAAGATTTATTGAAAGATTATTAA
- a CDS encoding DUF4837 family protein translates to MKKYLLYLGVSFITVILLSCSGNKNVLTPASSGRPYELLVVVDHALWERPAGRALYNVLDTDVPGLPQSERSFKIMYTSPSDYDSTLKLIRNIIIVDIQKDVYTQAKFKYSKDVYASPQMILTIQAPTEVEFEKFVNENKSVIIDFFTRAEMNRQIVSLEKKHSDYISARVDSLFGCDIWIPAELVSSKTGKDFFWAATNTATADQNFVIYSYPYTEKATFTKKYFIHKRDSVMKINIPGAREGMYMMTDSSMVSVRAIGVHGDYTLEVRGLWRVKGDFMGGPFVSHVRLDKTNQRIIVAEIFVYSPDKMKRNLVRMLEASLYTLKLPDENKQGEIPLDDVSKTQR, encoded by the coding sequence ATGAAGAAATATTTGTTATATTTAGGTGTGTCTTTTATAACAGTGATTTTGCTCTCTTGTTCCGGGAACAAAAATGTTCTTACTCCTGCGTCTAGTGGACGGCCTTATGAACTTCTTGTAGTGGTAGATCATGCTTTATGGGAACGGCCTGCAGGAAGAGCTTTGTATAATGTATTAGATACTGACGTGCCTGGATTACCCCAATCGGAACGTTCTTTTAAGATTATGTATACTTCACCCAGTGATTATGATTCTACGCTGAAGTTAATTCGCAATATTATTATTGTAGATATTCAAAAGGATGTTTATACACAAGCTAAATTTAAGTACTCTAAAGACGTTTATGCTTCTCCTCAAATGATATTGACTATTCAGGCACCTACTGAAGTTGAATTTGAAAAATTTGTGAATGAAAATAAGTCTGTGATTATCGACTTTTTTACTCGTGCGGAGATGAATCGTCAAATAGTATCTCTTGAGAAAAAACATAGCGATTATATTTCAGCTAGAGTTGATAGCTTGTTTGGTTGTGATATTTGGATACCTGCTGAATTAGTTAGTTCTAAAACGGGTAAAGATTTCTTTTGGGCAGCAACTAATACTGCTACAGCAGATCAAAATTTCGTGATTTATTCTTATCCTTATACAGAAAAAGCAACTTTTACAAAGAAATATTTTATTCATAAGCGTGATTCTGTGATGAAAATAAATATTCCTGGCGCAAGAGAGGGAATGTATATGATGACAGATTCTTCTATGGTATCGGTCAGAGCGATCGGAGTACACGGTGATTATACTCTGGAGGTTCGAGGATTATGGCGAGTAAAAGGCGATTTCATGGGAGGTCCCTTTGTTTCTCATGTGCGTTTAGATAAGACTAATCAGCGAATTATAGTTGCCGAAATTTTTGTTTATTCTCCTGATAAGATGAAACGAAATTTGGTACGTATGTTGGAGGCATCGCTTTATACATTGAAATTACCTGATGAGAATAAGCAGGGAGAAATTCCGCTAGATGATGTATCGAAAACTCAACGGTAA
- the pdxA gene encoding 4-hydroxythreonine-4-phosphate dehydrogenase PdxA encodes MEDNKIKIGITQGDINGIGYEVILKTFSDPVMLELCTPIIYGSPKVAAYHRKSLDLPTNFSIINSAHEASHNRLSVVNCSDDEVKVEFSKPDPEAGKAALNALEKAIEEYKEGLIDVIVTAPINKHTIQSEGFSFPGHTEYIEEKLGNGEKSLMILMKGDFRVALVTGHIPVSQIASTITKELIQEKLTIFNRSLKQDFGISNPRIAVLSLNPHAGDEGLLGMEEQEIIIPALQEMVAKGVTCYGPYPADGFMGSGNYTHFDGILAMYHDQGLAPFKAIAMDEGVNYTAGLPVIRTSPAHGTAYDIAGKGLASEDSFRQAVYVAIDVFRNRKGDKLARINPLRKQYYEKRDDSDKLKLDTVDDEV; translated from the coding sequence ATGGAAGATAATAAAATAAAAATAGGTATTACTCAGGGTGATATCAATGGAATTGGTTATGAAGTTATTCTAAAAACATTTTCTGATCCGGTGATGTTGGAATTGTGTACCCCTATTATTTATGGATCTCCTAAGGTGGCGGCATATCATCGTAAGTCTCTTGATTTGCCTACTAATTTTAGCATAATTAATTCGGCTCATGAAGCAAGTCATAACAGATTGAGTGTGGTGAATTGTTCTGATGATGAAGTGAAAGTGGAATTTTCCAAGCCGGATCCTGAAGCAGGAAAAGCAGCTTTAAATGCTTTGGAGAAGGCTATAGAGGAATATAAAGAAGGATTAATTGACGTAATTGTTACTGCTCCCATAAACAAGCATACTATTCAGTCGGAAGGATTTTCTTTTCCTGGACATACTGAGTATATTGAAGAGAAATTGGGTAATGGAGAGAAGTCTCTGATGATTTTAATGAAAGGGGATTTTCGCGTAGCTTTGGTTACGGGACATATTCCGGTAAGTCAGATTGCATCGACCATTACAAAGGAGTTGATTCAAGAGAAACTAACTATTTTTAATCGCTCTTTGAAACAAGACTTTGGTATAAGTAATCCTCGTATTGCTGTCTTGTCATTGAATCCCCATGCAGGAGATGAAGGTCTATTGGGTATGGAAGAGCAGGAAATTATAATTCCGGCTTTGCAGGAAATGGTTGCGAAAGGTGTGACTTGCTATGGCCCATATCCGGCTGACGGATTTATGGGATCTGGGAATTATACGCATTTTGATGGAATATTGGCGATGTATCATGATCAGGGTCTTGCTCCTTTTAAAGCAATAGCGATGGATGAAGGAGTAAATTATACGGCTGGTTTGCCCGTTATTCGTACGTCTCCGGCTCATGGAACAGCTTATGACATTGCGGGAAAAGGCTTAGCTAGTGAAGATTCATTTCGCCAGGCGGTGTACGTCGCTATTGATGTGTTTCGCAACCGAAAGGGGGATAAATTGGCCCGTATAAATCCTTTGAGAAAACAATATTACGAGAAACGCGATGATAGTGACAAATTGAAGCTCGATACAGTTGATGATGAGGTTTAA
- a CDS encoding sulfatase-like hydrolase/transferase produces MKKHLWNFTKTYLLLTIIFSLEKPLFMLYYYKLFKGITLTDYLDVIIHGLPLDLSMAGYLTIIPAIILIMSLWIVPNIISNIRKIYYSLIAFLISLVFICDLELYKYWGFRLDSTPFFYFFSSPKDALASTSIGIVILGILVLLILCWAIYYLFYKVLINEKRERKILKHRLATSGVLILLTGLLFIPIRGGLTVSTMNVSKAYYSNNMLLNHAAINPLFNLMASISHETDFGKQYRFMSPETANKEFDQLIEKPTTDSIPRLITKERPNVIIIVLESFMSKTMETLGGLPNVAVNMDKLGREGILFTHFYANSFRTDRGLVSILSGYPGQPTTSIMKYPQKAQSLPAIPKSLKEAGYNLQYYYGGDADFTNMRSYLFAMGINNIISDKDFPLSERLSKWGAHDHIVFNRMISDLKGEQKEPFMKILQTSSSHEPYDVPFHKLSHPYLNSVAYADSCLGNFIDQFKQTKWWDNSIVVLVPDHARRYPDDLSNFSVKRYKIPLIIIGGAIKAPMHIDTYASQIDIAATLLGQLNIPHKEFRFSKNILNPKSPHFGYFTFPNIFGMVTPDNTVIFNCESGKSITDTGSKPGKNLIKGKAFLQKLYDDLAKR; encoded by the coding sequence ATGAAGAAACATCTTTGGAATTTTACAAAAACTTATTTGCTCTTAACAATTATCTTCAGTTTAGAAAAGCCTTTATTTATGCTTTATTACTACAAGCTATTCAAAGGCATTACATTAACTGATTATCTTGATGTAATCATTCACGGCCTTCCGCTTGATTTATCCATGGCGGGTTATCTGACAATTATTCCGGCAATTATTCTAATAATGTCTTTATGGATTGTGCCCAACATTATTTCGAACATACGAAAAATATATTATAGTCTCATCGCATTCCTCATTTCACTGGTTTTCATTTGCGACCTTGAATTATATAAATATTGGGGGTTTCGTTTAGACTCGACTCCTTTCTTCTACTTTTTCTCTTCTCCCAAGGACGCATTGGCCAGTACAAGTATTGGGATTGTCATTCTAGGAATTTTAGTGTTACTAATTCTTTGTTGGGCAATATATTATCTATTTTACAAAGTACTAATAAATGAAAAGAGAGAAAGAAAGATACTCAAACATCGATTAGCAACTTCAGGTGTACTCATTCTATTAACAGGACTTCTTTTCATCCCCATCCGAGGGGGACTTACTGTTTCCACCATGAATGTAAGCAAAGCATACTACAGCAATAATATGTTACTTAACCATGCGGCAATAAATCCTCTATTCAACCTAATGGCGTCCATCAGCCATGAAACAGACTTCGGAAAGCAATACCGCTTTATGAGCCCTGAAACAGCAAATAAAGAATTCGATCAACTCATTGAAAAGCCTACTACCGATAGTATCCCCCGGCTAATAACTAAAGAACGTCCCAATGTTATTATAATAGTACTCGAAAGTTTTATGTCTAAAACCATGGAAACGCTGGGAGGTTTACCCAATGTGGCCGTAAATATGGACAAACTCGGGCGTGAAGGAATTCTGTTTACTCATTTCTATGCCAATAGTTTCAGAACAGATCGCGGGCTTGTTTCGATTCTTAGTGGATATCCGGGTCAACCGACAACAAGCATTATGAAATATCCCCAAAAAGCTCAATCTCTTCCTGCTATTCCTAAATCGTTAAAAGAAGCAGGGTATAATTTACAATATTACTACGGAGGGGATGCTGATTTTACAAATATGCGCTCTTATCTTTTTGCAATGGGAATCAACAATATTATTTCGGATAAAGATTTTCCACTCTCAGAAAGGCTGAGTAAATGGGGAGCACACGATCATATTGTATTTAATCGTATGATCTCGGATTTAAAAGGTGAACAAAAAGAACCTTTCATGAAAATACTCCAGACTTCCAGTAGCCACGAACCTTATGATGTTCCTTTTCACAAACTAAGCCATCCGTATCTCAATTCGGTGGCCTATGCAGATAGCTGCTTAGGTAACTTTATCGACCAATTCAAACAAACTAAATGGTGGGATAATAGCATTGTTGTCCTCGTACCCGACCATGCAAGGCGCTACCCCGATGACCTAAGTAATTTTTCCGTGAAAAGATATAAAATCCCATTGATTATTATTGGAGGAGCAATCAAGGCACCTATGCATATTGATACTTATGCATCTCAAATAGATATAGCTGCAACTTTGCTCGGACAGTTAAATATCCCTCATAAGGAATTTCGTTTTAGCAAAAACATACTTAATCCAAAGTCACCTCATTTCGGATATTTCACATTTCCTAATATTTTCGGAATGGTTACACCTGATAATACGGTCATATTCAATTGTGAATCGGGCAAATCGATAACCGATACAGGCAGTAAACCCGGCAAAAACTTAATAAAGGGAAAAGCCTTTCTGCAAAAATTATACGATGATTTAGCTAAACGTTAA
- a CDS encoding sigma-54 dependent transcriptional regulator produces MTKAEIQQVKLRFGIIGNAESLIRAIDIAIQVAPTDLSVLITGESGVGKESFPQIIHQFSRRKHGQYIAVNCGAIPEGTIDSELFGHEKGAFTGAIGDRKGYFGEADGGTIFLDEVGELPLPTQARLLRVLESGEFLKVGSSRVQKTDVRIVAATNVNLTQAISEGRFREDLFYRLNTVPIQIPSLRERAEDVILLFRKFASDFAEKYRMPAIQLTEDARHILLSYRWPGNVRQLKNITEQISIIETNREINASMLQTYLPVQSEQRLPALLGVKAGKGFESEREILYQVLFDMRQDVTELKKLVREIMSERAANSGSVSTSAPTYYAPSPIVNQAQSVSTINLHSMGTKQEDDDIQDTEEYVEESLSLDELERDMIRKALEKHHGKRKNAAKDLNISERTLYRKIKEYGLD; encoded by the coding sequence ATGACAAAAGCGGAGATTCAACAAGTAAAGTTGAGATTTGGAATTATTGGTAATGCCGAATCTCTTATACGTGCCATCGATATTGCTATTCAAGTAGCACCCACCGATTTATCTGTACTTATAACTGGCGAAAGTGGTGTCGGAAAAGAAAGTTTTCCGCAAATTATTCATCAATTTAGTCGTAGGAAGCACGGCCAATACATTGCTGTAAATTGTGGCGCTATTCCTGAAGGCACAATTGATTCGGAATTATTTGGGCATGAGAAAGGAGCTTTTACAGGTGCTATTGGAGATAGAAAAGGTTATTTTGGCGAGGCGGATGGAGGGACGATTTTTTTAGATGAAGTGGGAGAATTGCCATTGCCTACTCAGGCTCGTCTGCTTCGTGTATTGGAGAGCGGAGAATTTCTTAAAGTAGGTTCTTCTAGAGTGCAAAAAACAGATGTACGTATTGTGGCTGCTACAAATGTAAATCTCACTCAAGCTATTTCTGAAGGGCGATTTCGTGAAGATCTTTTTTATCGTCTAAACACAGTGCCCATTCAAATACCTTCTTTACGTGAAAGGGCAGAGGATGTTATACTCTTGTTTCGTAAATTTGCTTCAGATTTCGCTGAAAAATATCGCATGCCCGCTATTCAGCTTACTGAAGATGCCCGTCATATTCTTCTTTCTTATCGTTGGCCAGGGAATGTACGTCAGTTGAAAAACATCACTGAACAGATCTCTATTATAGAAACCAACCGTGAAATAAATGCATCAATGTTGCAAACATATCTTCCTGTGCAATCAGAACAACGCTTACCGGCATTGCTTGGAGTAAAGGCAGGGAAAGGTTTTGAAAGTGAACGTGAAATTCTTTATCAGGTATTGTTTGATATGCGCCAGGATGTTACGGAATTGAAGAAACTTGTTCGTGAGATTATGTCTGAAAGAGCTGCTAATAGTGGATCTGTTTCAACATCGGCACCGACTTATTATGCACCTTCTCCTATTGTGAATCAGGCTCAGTCAGTTTCTACTATTAATCTACACTCTATGGGCACTAAGCAAGAGGATGATGATATACAAGATACTGAAGAATATGTTGAGGAATCGTTGTCGCTTGATGAGTTAGAAAGAGATATGATACGAAAAGCGCTTGAGAAACACCATGGTAAGCGTAAAAACGCAGCTAAAGATTTAAATATTTCGGAACGTACCCTTTATAGAAAGATAAAAGAATATGGATTGGATTAA
- a CDS encoding LptE family protein produces MDWIKKIAHVILVMSLLILVNSCSISYKFNGASINYDKVKTISIADFPIKAAYVYAPLATTFNQKLKDTYIQQTRLRLVPRNADLQIDGEITGYNQYNQAVKSDGYSSEVKLTITVNVRFVNNTNHGEDFEQQFTAFRTYDSTKLLTAVQDELIEQMVKEITDQIFNATVANW; encoded by the coding sequence ATGGATTGGATTAAAAAAATAGCGCATGTAATTTTAGTTATGTCTTTATTGATATTGGTAAACTCATGCAGCATTTCTTATAAGTTTAATGGAGCTTCTATTAATTATGATAAGGTAAAAACCATCTCTATAGCTGATTTTCCAATAAAAGCGGCATATGTGTATGCTCCATTGGCTACTACATTCAATCAAAAGTTGAAAGATACTTATATTCAACAGACTCGTTTGAGATTAGTACCCCGTAATGCTGATCTGCAAATAGATGGGGAGATTACCGGTTATAACCAGTACAATCAAGCGGTGAAATCAGATGGTTATTCTTCGGAAGTGAAGCTTACTATCACTGTCAATGTGCGCTTTGTTAATAATACAAACCATGGTGAGGACTTTGAACAACAGTTTACTGCTTTTCGTACCTATGATTCTACGAAGTTGCTTACGGCTGTACAGGATGAATTGATTGAACAGATGGTTAAAGAGATAACAGATCAGATATTTAATGCAACTGTGGCTAACTGGTAA
- a CDS encoding tetratricopeptide repeat protein has translation MTSANFQQWIEHPDMLNKDTLYELRTLLARYPYFQSLRLLYLKNLYLLHDITFGSELRRATLYVADRRLLFNLIEGDKYLLHSRKKKELLVDALEQEPDLDRTLSLINRFLSSVPEELSQQSDFDYATDYTPYLIIENQVSQPLDEPTENVPRLHGHELIDDFIEMNSSDILSLRMKPLEEKGDLDIELPEIESRADEDDDSCFTETLAKIYIKQQRYSKALEIIEKLNLKYPKKNAYFADQIRFLEKLIINAKSK, from the coding sequence ATGACATCGGCTAATTTTCAACAATGGATTGAGCATCCTGATATGCTTAATAAGGACACCTTGTATGAGCTGCGTACCTTATTGGCACGTTACCCCTATTTTCAATCTTTGCGGCTGCTTTATCTTAAAAATTTATATTTGCTCCATGATATAACCTTTGGTTCCGAATTGCGTAGGGCAACACTTTATGTTGCCGATCGGCGACTACTTTTTAATTTAATTGAAGGAGATAAATATTTATTGCATAGTCGTAAGAAGAAAGAACTGTTAGTTGATGCGTTGGAGCAAGAGCCCGATCTTGATCGCACTTTATCACTAATAAATCGTTTTTTATCTTCTGTGCCTGAAGAGCTTTCTCAGCAATCCGATTTTGATTATGCTACAGACTACACTCCCTATTTGATAATTGAGAATCAAGTTTCGCAACCTCTTGATGAACCGACTGAAAATGTGCCACGATTGCATGGGCATGAGTTGATTGATGATTTTATCGAGATGAATAGTAGCGATATATTATCACTTAGGATGAAACCATTGGAAGAAAAAGGGGATTTAGATATTGAATTGCCTGAAATTGAGAGTCGTGCTGACGAGGATGACGATAGTTGCTTTACTGAAACTTTAGCTAAAATTTATATTAAACAGCAGCGTTATTCAAAAGCATTAGAAATAATTGAAAAATTAAATTTGAAATATCCAAAAAAAAATGCTTACTTTGCAGATCAAATAAGGTTTTTAGAGAAATTGATTATTAACGCTAAATCAAAATAA
- the secG gene encoding preprotein translocase subunit SecG yields the protein MYLLLIILMVIASILMCFIVLIQNSKGGGLSSGFSSSNQIMGVRKTTDFLEKATWGLAVFMVVLSVASAYIVPSFSHKDQDVILEQAQKEEKTNPYNLPAGTAAPKAETTVPAPATTDSTAN from the coding sequence ATGTATTTATTATTAATTATCTTAATGGTTATTGCTTCCATATTGATGTGTTTCATTGTTTTGATACAGAACTCCAAAGGAGGAGGGCTTTCATCAGGTTTTTCTTCATCTAATCAAATTATGGGTGTACGCAAAACTACTGATTTCTTAGAGAAAGCCACTTGGGGATTAGCTGTGTTTATGGTTGTGTTAAGCGTTGCATCAGCTTACATTGTTCCGTCTTTTAGCCATAAAGATCAGGATGTGATTTTGGAACAAGCGCAAAAAGAAGAAAAAACAAATCCGTATAATTTGCCGGCAGGCACTGCTGCTCCTAAAGCAGAAACTACTGTTCCGGCACCTGCTACTACTGATTCGACTGCTAATTAA